One region of Pleuronectes platessa chromosome 18, fPlePla1.1, whole genome shotgun sequence genomic DNA includes:
- the si:ch211-57n23.4 gene encoding immunoglobulin superfamily DCC subclass member 3, with amino-acid sequence MKPRLLLICLASFYCLGGCLASELSFLLEPSDVIAVRDQPLMLDCGVQGEEPIMVTWRKNGVPILTSPRVQVLGNGTLFIQSFQKRREGSDADMGEYDCAAQNRYGMLISRKAKVLLASLPKFHTHPVSMAVDEGSVARFQCQINGVPEAKITWERDRVTLNTTDNRYTLLPMGILQVTGVRQVDAGIFRCVATNPANTRYSHEAILNVTGGASRLYKEPFILSGPQNLTITVHQTAILECIATGNPRPIVSWSRLDGRSIGVEGIQVLGTGNLMISDVSLQHSGVYVCAANRPGTRIRRTALGRLVVQAPPEFLQWPQSVSKPAGGSVVFSCVSQGVPEPHLIWLKNGKVLLPGNNVKLTNNNSTLALTRISSEDEAIYQCIAENSAGTNQASARLAVVQSKDLPAAPEGFKVSVLSTNALQITWSQPPSDVTDSIIGYVLHIRKTGEPDSLELQEAISKGKFQHDITNLEPATTYSLYLKAYSPLGASQQSHTLVATTLGGVPTPPTFFTKVVNSSAVQVLWELPSKAGKAEGFRLSYRKVPNADFQGPIQLPCHINSQTISNMEPGAVYEIKLVAYNGNGESDCSKRLVSLGEEGASDPNTGGDSLCQCRDGEASLGSIIIGIHIGTACIIFCVLFLVFGYRRSFVCSKGTQDSWSVPRNNTGHIGNLKDEANCSRMESVPEVVCPAQCQVIIEQQSSGLPGMGPG; translated from the exons GTGGCTGTCTGGCCTCAGAACTCTCTTTCCTGCTGGAGCCCAGTGATGTGATTGCAGTAAGAGATCAGCCTCTAATGCTTGACTGTGGGGTGCAGGGTGAGGAACCGATCATGGTGACGTGGCGTAAAAACGGTGTGCCTATACTCACAAGTCCACGGGTTCAGGTGCTGGGGAATGGCACACTGTTCATTCAGAGCTTCCAGAAACGAAGAGAGGGGAGCGATGCGGATATGGGCGAGTACGACTGTGCTGCCCAAAATCGCTATGGCATGCTGATCAGCCGCAAAGCCAAAGTTCTCTTGGCAT CTCTTCCTAAGTTCCACACCCACCCTGTGTCCATGGCTGTGGATGAGGGAAGCGTTGCTCGTTTCCAGTGTCAGATTAATGGGGTACCTGAGGCCAAGATCAcctgggagagagacagagtaacACTCAACACCACTGACAACAG GTACACTCTGCTTCCAATGGGTATTCTCCAGGTGACAGGTGTGAggcaggtggatgctgggatTTTCCGATGTGTCGCCACCAACCCGGCCAATACTCGCTACAGCCATGAGGCCATTCTCAATGTCACTG GTGGAGCTTCCAGACTCTACAAGGAGCCATTCATCTTGTCAGGACCTCAGAATCTAACCATCACTGTCCATCAGACGGCCATCTTGGAATGCATAGCCACTGGAAACCCAAGGCCCATAGTTTCCTGGAGCAGGCTAG ATGGGCGCTCCATTGGGGTGGAGGGTATCCAGGTTCTGGGTACAGGGAACCTGATGATCTCAGATGTTTCCTTGCAACAttctggtgtgtatgtgtgtgctgccAATCGGCCTGGCACCAGAATTAGACGCACAGCACTCGGCCGACTCGTGGTGCAAG CTCCCCCAGAGTTCCTGCAGTGGCCGCAGTCTGTGTCcaaaccagcagggggcagtgttgTTTTCAGCTGTGTGTCCCAGGGTGTCCCGGAGCCTCACCTCATCTGGCTGAAGAACGGCAAGGTCCTGTTGCCTGGAAACAATGTCAAGCTGACCAATAACAACAG CACTCTGGCTCTGACCCGGATCAGTTCAGAGGATGAGGCCATTTACCAGTGCATCGCAGAGAACAGTGCCGGGACCAACCAGGCCAGCGCACGTTTGGCTGTGGTCCAGAGTAAAGACCTACCTGCTGCCCCCGAGGGCTTCAAAGTCAGCGTCCTGTCCACAAATGCCCTACAGATAACATGGAGCCAACCGCCCTCCGACGTGACTGACAGCATCATTGGTTATGTTCTGCACATCCGCAAGACAGGAG AGCCTGACAGTCTGGAGCTGCAGGAAGCTATAAGTAAAGGCAAATTCCAACATGACATTACCAACCTGGAACCAGCCACCACTTACTCCCTCTACCTGAAGGCCTACTCTCCTCTGGGAGCCAGCCAGCAGTCCCACACTTTGGTGGCTACAACACTAGGTGGAG TGCCAACCCCTCCCACCTTCTTCACCAAGGTGGTGAATTCCAGTGCTGTGCAGGTCCTCTGGGAGCTGCCCAGTAAGGCTGGCAAGGCTGAGGGCTTCAGGTTGTCCTACCGCAAGGTCCCCAATGCTGACTTCCAGGGACCCATCCAGCTGCCCTGTCACATTAATTCCCAAACCATCTCAAACATGG AACCGGGTGCAGTGTATGAAATCAAACTGGTGGCCTACAATGGAAATGGGGAGAGTGATTGTTCCAAGAGACTGGTATCACTGGGAGAGGAAGGAGCCAGCGACCCAAACACTG GTGGGGACAGTCTGTGTCAGTGCAGGGATGGAGAGGCCTCTCTGGGCAGCATCATCATTGGCATCCATATTGGCACCGCCTGCATCATCTTCTGCGTTCTATTTCTCGTGTTTGGATACCGTCGCAG CTTTGTTTGCAGTAAAGGAACTCAGGACAGCTGGTCTGTCCCGAGGAACAACACAGGACACATCGGAAACCTTAAAGATGAAGCAAACTGCTCCAGGATGGAGTCAGTGCCTGAG GTGGTCTGTCCAGCGCAGTGCCAGGTCATCATTGAGCAGCAGTCATCAGGTTTACCTGGCATGGGCCCTGGCTAA